The Platichthys flesus chromosome 10, fPlaFle2.1, whole genome shotgun sequence genome includes a window with the following:
- the fam161b gene encoding protein FAM161B, translated as MSKLEALVLDGLMSDLILQKQWKSLTEALRQQLQETENRHLELLERRIHQNTLLSTDVHQETYDKKELNTLTKPVGMRRSISTYSLASVKDTSPNVRWTETPNSTSSAWVHCSVTATKIQQCERSTLSKTTQMRKEEEAEAECQKKFCAHPVPSHVMQPLYQEMMELQKKERKQGLEQRKNFLLSIQKPFTFQEREKEKREKLIALLNQISQEQENKTAAVRKPPRKVEKDPLHSKLKAQEEVGRTVHAQTTMRLNSSAPCMPKLCTAKRTRKEKMGFLDEKPSFQPKIIQQVPDFRRLHKALQTEVLRKSQSRDVTKCQPFKLRTSALPERQIKKSPNKYQEPKLGHLSRSKSLGALTSLSTDTLPTYITDAVRQRSMAIRNSLELRDSKNREHEEWLRKYQTRSQAMKKTVALHAKLLDPHSSLKEVHDDKVKLHTMADQQRMREYMTELQHMKARVSERPYLFEQVKQRNAKALAEQTYRNKLRKAGFMEQFVEEKGAATEETSYSSRSEDDANENDQRRENDIHRREQNVDDGEKIEDVEEESVKSKGEEMP; from the exons ATGTCTAAGCTGGAGGCCTTGGTACTGGATGGACTGATGTCGGATTTGATTCTCCAGAAGCAGTGGAAGTCCCTGACTGAGGCCCtcagacagcagctgcaggagacagagaacAGACATTTAGAGTTGCTGGAGAGGAGGATTCATCAGAACACTCTCCTGTCGACAGATGTTCACCAAGAGACCTATGATAAAAAAGAATTAAACACTCTGACCAA ACCTGTTGGAATGAGGAGATCCATCTCTACGTATTCCCTGGCCTCAGTCAAAGACACCTCACCCAATGTTAGATGGACAGAGACGCCTAACTCAACTTCTTCAGCCTGGGTACACTGTTCAGTCACAGCCACCAAGATCCAACAGTGTGAACGGTCCACTTTATCTAAAACAACACAgatgaggaaagaggaggaggccgaggctGAATGTCAGAAGAAGTTCTGCGCCCACCCAGTCCCCAGCCATGTCATGCAGCCTCTCTACCAGGAGATGATGGAGCTgcaaaagaaggagaggaagcagggtCTCGAGCAGAGGAAGAACTTCTTGCTCTCCATTCAGAAACCTTTCACTttccaggagagagagaaagagaaaagggagaaactTATAGCTTTGTTGAACCAGATCTCACAGGAGCAGGAAAACAAGACAGCTGCTGTCAGGAAACCTCCTCGCAAAGTGGAAAAGGACCCGCTACATTCTAAGCTGAAAG CCCAGGAGGAGGTCGGCCGGACAGTCCACGCTCAGACAACCATGCGGCTGAATTCCTCTGCACCCTGCATGCCAAAGCTCTGCACCGCCAAGCGGACCAGGAAAGAAAAGATGGGCTTCCTGGATGAGAAGCCCAGCTTCCAGCCAAAAATCATCCAGCAGGTCCCAGATTTCCGCAGGTTGCACAAGGCCTTGCAGACAGAGGTGCTGAGGAAATCTCAGAGTAGAGATGTGACAAAGTGTCAGCCCTTCAAACTCAGAACATCAGCTCTGCctgaaagacaaataaagaagAGCCCAAACAAATATCAG GAACCCAAACTAGGTCATCTCAGTAGAAGTAAGTCCCTTGGGGCCTTAACGTCACTGTCCACAGACACACTGCCCACATACATTACAGATGCTGTGAGACAGCGCAGCATGGCCATCAG AAACTCCTTGGAGTTGAGGGACAGTAAGAATCGGGAACATGAAGAGTGGTTGAGGAAATATCAAACGAGGTCCCAGGCCATGAAGAAAACAGTCGCCCTCCATGCAAAGCTGCTGGACCCACACAGCAGCTTGAAAGAAGTGCATGATGACAAAGTAAAGCTACACAC GATGGCGGACCAGCAGAGGATGAGAGAGTACATGACAGAGTTACAGCACATGAAGGCCCGAGTTAGTGAACGCCCTTATCTCTTCGAGCAGGTGAAGCAG AGAAACGCAAAGGCTCTCGCGGAGCAGACGTACAGGAACAAGCTGAGGAAAGCTGGGTTCATGGAGCAGTTTGTCGAAGAAAAAGGTGCCGCGACAGAAGAAACATCGTACTCATCCAGATCTGAGGACGACGCCAACGAAAATGACCAAAGACGTGAAAATGACATTCATCGCAG GGAACAAAATGTAGACGACGGGGAGAAAATTGAAGATGTGGAAGAGGAGAGCGTGAAGTCCAAAGGGGAAGAAATGCCATGA
- the coq6 gene encoding ubiquinone biosynthesis monooxygenase COQ6, mitochondrial: MMHKLTKAALAFHGLGRCFVAERQVSAINICRRGLVCAQHGDDPGENEVYDVIISGGGMVGSAMACSLGMDPNLEGKKILLLEAGNKKVMDKVPDSYSTRVSSISPGSTALLSGIGAWDHISQMRCKPYKRMQVWDACSDALITFDKENLQDEMAYIVENDIVVAALTKQLDSLSDNVQVKYRSKVVKYKWPMPQPAAESIPWVQVKLANGETLQAKLLIGADGPNSMVRKELGIPTVKWNYDQSAVVAVLHLSEPTENNVAWQRFLPTGPIAMLPLSDTESSLVWSTSHRLAEELLALDEESFVDEINSAFWSNENQSELIETAGSLFRGALSAIMPSAGSPRQLPPSVAGIGPKSRVMFPLGMGHASEYIRHRVALIGDAAHRVHPLAGQGANLGFGDVACLTRLLSQAAFNGKDLGAIQHLLEYETERQRHNLPMMAAINLMKHLYSTNSAPAVLLRTFGLQATNMLPSLKEQIMAFASK, encoded by the exons ATGATGCACAAGCTCACAAAGGCGGCGCTGGCCTTTCACGGACTCGGTCGGTGCTTTGTCGCCGAGAGACAAGTATCTGCTATAAACATCTGCAGAAGAGGATTAGTGTGTGCACAACACGGGGACGATCCTGGCGAGAATGAGGTGTATGATGTTATCATATCCGGGGGAGGGATGGTTGGATCTGCAATGGCATGTTCCCTGG GTATGGATCCCAACCTGGAGGGCAAGAAGATTCTGCTGCTTGAAGCAGGCAACAAGAAAGTGATGGACAAGGTTCCAGACAGCTACAGTACCAGAGTCAGCTCCATCAGTCCTGGCTCTACCGCCCTCCTCAGCG GGATTGGAGCATGGGATCAcatttcacagatgagatgcaAGCCGTATAAAAGAATGCAG GTTTGGGATGCCTGCTCGGATGCCCTGATCACGTTCGATAAGGAGAACCTGCAGGACGAGATGGCGTACATCGTGGAGAACGACATCGTTGTGGCCGCGCTCACGAAACAGCTGGACAGTCTGTCCG ATAATGTGCAAGTGAAGTACAGGTCCAAGGTGGTGAAGTACAAGTGGCCCATGCCACAGCCGGCGGCAGAGTCCATCCCATGGGTCCAGGTGAAGTTGGCCAATGGAGAGACTCTTCAGGCCAAGCTGCTG ATCGGTGCCGATGGGCCAAACTCAATGGTGAGGAAGGAATTAGGGATTCCTACAGTCAAGTGGAACTATGACCAgtctgctgttgttgctgtgctGCACCTATCAGAA CCTACAGAGAACAATGTCGCCTGGCAGAGGTTCCTCCCGACAGGACCCATCGCAATGTTACCG CTGTCGGACACAGAGAGCTCCCTGGTGTGGTCGACCAGCCATCGCCTCGCCGAGGAGCTGCTAGCGCTGGATGAGGAGAGCTTCGTCGACGAAATAAACTCGGCCTTT TGGAGTAATGAGAACCAGTCGGAGCTGATCGAGACAGCGGGCTCTCTGTTCCGAGGGGCCCTGTCCGCCATCATGCCGTCTGCAGGTTCACCTCGACAGCTCCCTCCGAGTGTGGCAGGGATCGGCCCCAAGAGCCGTGTCATGTTCCCCCTGGGCATGGGCCACGCGTCAGAGTACATAAGGCACCGAGTGGCTCTGATTGG GGATGCAGCCCATCGTGTCCATCCCCTGGCGGGTCAGGGAGCCAACCTGGGCTTTGGGGATGTGGCTTGCCTCACGCGGCTCTTGAGCCAGGCGGCCTTTAACGGGAAGGACCTGG GAGCGATCCAGCACTTGTTAGAGTATGAAACCGAGCGGCAGCGACACAACCTGCCCATGATGGCCGCGATCAACCTCATGAAGCACCTCTACTCCACTAACTCTGCCCCCGCGGTCCTCCTACGCACCTTCGGTCTGCAGGCCACCAACATGCTTCCATCTCTAAAG GAGCAGATCATGGCCTTTGCAAGCAAGTAA